In Halobaculum sp. XH14, a single genomic region encodes these proteins:
- a CDS encoding small ribosomal subunit Rsm22 family protein — MSVDREALRDTAKYLRNARPVDPEEIFEYLPDQPHPAVVRQALREEAFDLGLFERVDGTFVPAAEGPVDPPGWDPGAFPGAYADALADLLVERYGPGWHEGESGDVLRGVIERLKEDYYRGREVTYDADAALGYAIYHLPDFYAAVGYVLDTLAARGLLPRRLRVLDVGAGTGGPALGLHDYLPDDAVVDYHAVEPSANADVLADLLGETRRNFRATIHRKTAEEFDPESVGDVDLVLFGNVLSELADPEAVVANYLDALAADGACALLAPADLNTSTGMRSVERAVATPESDVTVYAPDLRLWPGEAPSDRGWSFEERPDLAVPAFQRRLDDAAPRGPGDEPGEFVNADVKFSYAVLRTDGERRVPVVASEERHARMADSGDHVTDRVNLLAVKLSANLAGPDANPLFKLGDGSERVEHYAVLTGESMLNEDLRAASYGAVLSFENVLVLWNDDEGAYNLVCAEETVVETLAR, encoded by the coding sequence ATGAGCGTCGACAGGGAGGCGCTCCGCGACACGGCGAAGTACCTCCGGAACGCCCGGCCCGTCGACCCCGAGGAAATCTTCGAGTACCTCCCCGACCAGCCGCACCCGGCGGTCGTTCGGCAGGCGCTCCGCGAGGAGGCGTTCGACCTCGGCCTGTTCGAGCGTGTGGACGGGACGTTCGTGCCCGCGGCCGAGGGGCCGGTCGATCCGCCGGGCTGGGACCCCGGGGCGTTCCCCGGGGCGTACGCCGACGCCCTGGCGGACCTGCTGGTCGAGCGCTACGGGCCGGGCTGGCACGAAGGCGAGAGTGGGGACGTGCTCCGCGGGGTCATCGAACGCCTTAAGGAGGACTACTACCGCGGCCGCGAGGTGACCTACGACGCCGACGCCGCGCTCGGCTACGCGATCTACCACCTGCCGGACTTCTACGCCGCGGTCGGCTACGTCCTCGACACGCTCGCCGCGCGGGGCCTGCTCCCCCGTCGGCTCCGCGTGCTCGACGTCGGCGCGGGCACCGGCGGCCCGGCGCTCGGCCTCCACGACTACCTCCCGGACGACGCGGTCGTGGACTACCACGCGGTCGAACCGAGCGCGAACGCGGACGTGCTGGCGGACCTGCTCGGCGAGACGCGCCGGAACTTTCGGGCCACCATCCACCGCAAGACTGCAGAGGAGTTCGACCCGGAGTCCGTCGGCGACGTGGATCTGGTGCTCTTCGGCAACGTGCTCTCGGAACTCGCCGATCCGGAAGCCGTCGTGGCGAACTACCTCGACGCGCTCGCCGCCGACGGCGCGTGCGCCCTGCTGGCGCCGGCTGACCTGAACACCTCGACCGGGATGCGCTCGGTGGAGCGGGCGGTCGCCACTCCCGAGTCCGACGTGACCGTCTACGCGCCCGACCTCCGGCTCTGGCCGGGGGAGGCGCCCTCGGACCGCGGCTGGTCGTTCGAGGAGCGACCCGACCTCGCGGTGCCGGCGTTCCAGCGTCGCCTCGACGACGCGGCCCCGCGCGGCCCCGGGGACGAGCCGGGAGAGTTCGTGAACGCCGACGTGAAGTTCTCGTACGCGGTGCTCCGGACCGACGGCGAACGCCGGGTCCCGGTCGTCGCCAGCGAGGAGCGACACGCCCGGATGGCCGACTCCGGGGACCACGTCACGGACCGGGTGAACCTGCTGGCCGTGAAGCTCTCGGCGAACCTCGCGGGGCCGGACGCGAACCCGCTGTTCAAGCTGGGCGACGGGTCCGAGCGGGTGGAACACTACGCGGTGCTGACGGGCGAGTCGATGCTGAACGAGGACCTCCGGGCGGCCTCCTACGGTGCCGTGCTCTCGTTCGAGAACGTCCTCGTCCTCTGG
- a CDS encoding prephenate dehydrogenase, with product MRLFVVGAGEIGRWLARTLRPAVDRVAFADANPQAAMDAADELVDGRVVPLDTDEAFDCVALAVPIPAVADAVESHAASAASGALIDVSGAMADPLAAMARHAEGEYASFHPLFAPPRGPGRVAFVPGEAGPVVGRVREALADAGNDVFETTAAEHDGAMEAVQTGAHTAVLAYALAAEDVPEEFHTPVSEPLAELAGTVTEGDSRVYGDIREAFGGADAVAAAARQLADADPEEFTALFERARTSVGGDPRERTAEAGADADPDADPDPGADTDRGSGE from the coding sequence ATGAGACTGTTCGTCGTGGGCGCGGGCGAGATTGGGCGCTGGCTCGCGCGGACGCTCCGCCCGGCCGTCGACCGGGTCGCGTTCGCCGACGCGAACCCCCAGGCCGCGATGGACGCGGCCGACGAACTGGTCGACGGGCGGGTCGTCCCGCTCGACACCGACGAGGCGTTCGACTGCGTCGCGCTCGCGGTGCCGATACCCGCCGTCGCCGACGCGGTCGAGTCCCACGCCGCCAGCGCCGCGAGCGGCGCGCTGATCGACGTCTCCGGCGCGATGGCCGACCCGCTGGCGGCGATGGCCAGACACGCCGAGGGCGAGTACGCCAGCTTCCACCCGCTGTTCGCGCCGCCCCGCGGTCCCGGACGGGTCGCGTTCGTTCCGGGCGAGGCGGGGCCGGTCGTCGGGCGGGTCCGCGAGGCGCTCGCCGACGCGGGCAACGACGTGTTCGAGACGACCGCCGCCGAACACGACGGGGCGATGGAGGCCGTCCAGACCGGGGCCCACACGGCCGTCCTCGCGTACGCGCTCGCGGCCGAAGACGTGCCCGAGGAGTTCCACACGCCCGTCTCGGAGCCGCTCGCGGAGCTCGCCGGCACCGTGACCGAGGGCGATTCGCGCGTGTACGGGGACATCCGCGAGGCGTTCGGCGGCGCGGATGCGGTCGCGGCTGCGGCCCGGCAACTCGCCGACGCGGACCCCGAGGAGTTCACGGCGCTGTTCGAAAGGGCTCGGACGTCCGTCGGCGGCGACCCGCGGGAGCGGACCGCCGAAGCCGGCGCGGACGCTGACCCCGACGCGGACCCGGACCCCGGCGCGGACACGGACCGCGGGAGCGGCGAATGA
- a CDS encoding isocitrate lyase/PEP mutase family protein, whose translation MRQEIQRNRAESFRERHSDAADGPLVLPNAWDAASAIVYETLGFAAVGSSSAGVAASLGLPDGEVVGRDEMLAAVGRMADAVDLPVSADVEAGYGDGPEAVAETVRLTIEAGAVGVNLEDGTGDPDDPLVDVETHAAKIRAAREAAEEAGIPLAINGRTDVFWSEVGDGADRVARTVERANAYREAGSDCLFVPGVTDPEEIEALVDGIDGPINVLGGPGAPSVPELGNLGVARVSVGSGPMRATLVHLRDVGEELREDGTYGGMENAIPYGDLAELLRGRVDHGADE comes from the coding sequence ATGCGCCAGGAAATCCAGCGGAACCGAGCCGAATCGTTTCGGGAACGACACAGCGACGCCGCGGACGGACCGCTCGTGCTGCCGAACGCCTGGGACGCGGCGAGCGCCATCGTCTACGAGACGCTCGGCTTCGCCGCCGTCGGCAGCTCCAGCGCCGGCGTCGCCGCCTCGCTCGGGCTCCCCGACGGTGAGGTGGTGGGCCGGGACGAGATGCTCGCCGCGGTCGGGCGGATGGCCGACGCGGTCGACCTCCCGGTGAGCGCGGACGTCGAGGCCGGCTACGGCGACGGCCCGGAGGCGGTGGCGGAAACGGTCCGACTCACCATCGAGGCCGGTGCCGTCGGCGTGAACTTGGAGGACGGCACCGGCGACCCCGACGACCCGCTCGTCGACGTGGAGACGCATGCGGCGAAGATCCGCGCGGCCCGCGAGGCGGCCGAGGAAGCCGGCATCCCGCTCGCCATCAACGGCCGGACGGACGTCTTCTGGAGCGAGGTCGGCGACGGGGCGGACCGCGTCGCGCGCACCGTCGAACGCGCGAACGCCTACCGGGAGGCCGGGAGCGACTGCCTGTTCGTCCCCGGCGTGACCGACCCCGAGGAAATAGAAGCGCTCGTGGACGGCATCGACGGGCCGATCAACGTGCTCGGCGGCCCGGGCGCGCCCTCCGTTCCCGAACTCGGCAACCTCGGCGTGGCGCGCGTCAGCGTCGGGTCCGGGCCGATGCGAGCCACGCTCGTACACCTCCGGGACGTCGGCGAGGAACTCCGCGAGGACGGGACCTACGGCGGCATGGAGAACGCGATCCCGTACGGGGATCTCGCCGAACTGCTCCGCGGTCGGGTCGACCACGGCGCCGACGAGTAG
- a CDS encoding M24 family metallopeptidase, with translation MDPDLSSLDALLSETAADAYCIDAAGDDSNQLYLSGFDAPDPFFTVYTGETLAMLVSGLEYGRARAESRADTVARLAEYDHHENVEEHGEVAGAARTDAAFLADLDVDAVLVPDRFPLGLADALREAGVSVDVDHDDVVGSVRATKTPEEVDNVKRAQRANEAAMGAAEALLRSADVDDDGTLTVDGELLTSERVQEEIEVTLLRHGCALDETIVACGADAADPHDRGSGPLEADETIIIDVFPREKASKYHADMTRTFVKGEADAEVRRRFEVTREAKDAAFDALEPGATGRDVHDAVCDVYEDAGYATLRSDPTTETGFIHSTGHGVGLDVHEGPALNPRGEELKPGHVVTIEPGLYDPAVGGVRIEDIAVVTEDGHENFTDYPVELELE, from the coding sequence ATGGACCCGGACCTCTCCTCGCTCGACGCACTGCTCTCGGAGACGGCCGCGGACGCCTACTGCATCGACGCCGCCGGCGACGACTCGAACCAGCTGTACCTCTCGGGGTTCGACGCGCCCGACCCGTTCTTCACCGTGTACACCGGCGAGACGCTGGCGATGCTCGTCTCGGGACTGGAGTACGGCCGCGCGAGAGCGGAGTCGCGCGCCGACACGGTCGCACGGCTCGCCGAGTACGACCACCACGAGAACGTCGAGGAACACGGCGAGGTGGCGGGCGCCGCCCGGACGGACGCCGCGTTCCTCGCCGACCTCGACGTCGACGCCGTGCTCGTTCCCGACCGGTTCCCGCTCGGCCTGGCCGACGCGCTCCGCGAGGCGGGCGTCTCGGTCGATGTCGACCACGACGACGTCGTCGGCTCCGTCCGGGCGACGAAGACGCCCGAGGAGGTCGACAACGTGAAGCGCGCCCAGCGCGCGAACGAGGCCGCGATGGGCGCGGCCGAGGCGCTGCTCCGGTCGGCCGACGTCGACGACGATGGCACGCTCACCGTCGACGGCGAGCTCCTGACGAGCGAGCGCGTCCAGGAGGAGATCGAGGTGACGCTGCTCCGACACGGCTGCGCGCTCGACGAGACGATCGTCGCCTGCGGCGCGGACGCCGCGGACCCCCACGATCGCGGGAGCGGTCCCCTCGAAGCCGACGAGACGATCATCATCGACGTCTTCCCGCGGGAGAAAGCCTCGAAGTACCACGCCGACATGACGCGGACGTTCGTGAAGGGCGAGGCGGACGCGGAGGTCCGGCGGCGGTTCGAGGTGACCCGCGAGGCGAAGGACGCCGCCTTCGACGCGCTCGAACCGGGTGCGACCGGCAGGGACGTCCACGACGCCGTCTGTGACGTGTACGAGGACGCCGGGTACGCGACGCTCCGCTCGGATCCGACGACCGAGACCGGGTTCATCCACTCGACGGGCCACGGCGTCGGCCTCGACGTCCACGAGGGGCCTGCCCTCAACCCGCGGGGGGAGGAACTGAAGCCGGGCCACGTCGTCACCATCGAGCCGGGGCTGTACGACCCCGCGGTCGGCGGCGTCCGCATCGAGGACATCGCCGTGGTGACCGAGGACGGCCACGAGAACTTCACCGACTACCCGGTCGAACTGGAACTGGAGTAG
- a CDS encoding bacterio-opsin activator domain-containing protein, with the protein MATVAAFTVPAGEFPLGSVFEGVPGVTVELERVVPTGGDVVPYFWVRGADGDDVERRFREHPGASDIRLIDAVGDEQLLRCSWTPEHVGVLRAIEETGVTLLSGTGTSDRWTFEVRADDRETLSRFQAFALEHDLPLTLTTIQELPATAGEANDVLTGPQREALVLAFERGYFDPTRRVTLEQLAAELGITRQSLAGRLRRAHRNLIEHVLVAG; encoded by the coding sequence ATGGCCACCGTGGCCGCGTTCACGGTCCCGGCCGGGGAGTTCCCGCTCGGGAGCGTGTTCGAGGGCGTTCCCGGCGTGACCGTCGAACTCGAGCGGGTCGTCCCGACCGGCGGCGACGTCGTCCCGTACTTCTGGGTCCGGGGAGCCGACGGGGACGACGTCGAGAGGCGGTTCCGCGAGCACCCGGGGGCGAGCGACATCCGGCTCATCGACGCCGTGGGCGACGAGCAGCTGTTGCGATGTTCGTGGACCCCCGAACACGTCGGCGTGTTGCGCGCGATCGAGGAGACCGGCGTCACGCTGCTCTCCGGGACGGGAACGAGCGACCGGTGGACGTTCGAGGTCCGCGCCGACGACAGGGAGACGCTCTCCCGATTCCAGGCGTTCGCGCTGGAGCACGACCTCCCGCTGACGCTGACGACGATCCAGGAGCTCCCGGCGACCGCGGGCGAGGCGAACGACGTGCTGACGGGGCCACAACGGGAGGCGCTGGTGCTCGCGTTCGAACGCGGCTACTTCGATCCGACCAGACGGGTGACCCTGGAGCAGCTAGCGGCCGAACTCGGGATCACCCGGCAGTCGCTCGCCGGCCGGCTCCGGCGGGCCCACCGCAACCTCATCGAACACGTGCTCGTCGCCGGATGA
- a CDS encoding HalOD1 output domain-containing protein, whose amino-acid sequence MHDCRDVSTPGPASREYGAGLCRFDEFQFHAETNSYQATFDSGTVPASIAVIDALSLVLDRPAEELPSLGSSVDLEALDALLTPSLPDVPGTTSITFAYHGWDVTVDDAGGLTADGALPEEVDAGDGIDATEAVGVETGLDVETDLDVETGLDATDGVDGRPGDGVDAEDGFDAGSDAGATGSPD is encoded by the coding sequence ATGCACGACTGCCGAGACGTCTCGACTCCGGGCCCTGCAAGCCGCGAGTACGGGGCGGGGCTCTGTCGGTTCGACGAGTTCCAGTTCCACGCGGAGACGAACAGCTACCAAGCCACTTTCGATTCGGGGACCGTCCCCGCGTCCATCGCCGTCATCGACGCGCTCTCGCTCGTTCTCGACAGGCCGGCCGAGGAACTCCCCTCGCTCGGTTCGAGCGTCGACCTCGAGGCGCTCGACGCCCTTCTCACGCCGAGCCTCCCGGACGTTCCGGGGACGACGAGCATCACCTTCGCGTATCACGGCTGGGACGTGACCGTCGACGACGCCGGCGGACTGACGGCCGACGGCGCGCTGCCGGAGGAAGTGGACGCCGGAGACGGCATCGACGCGACGGAGGCGGTCGGGGTGGAGACCGGCCTCGACGTCGAAACGGACCTCGATGTGGAGACCGGCCTCGACGCGACCGACGGCGTGGACGGACGCCCGGGCGATGGCGTCGACGCCGAGGACGGGTTCGATGCCGGCTCCGACGCGGGGGCGACGGGAAGCCCCGACTGA
- the aroA gene encoding 3-phosphoshikimate 1-carboxyvinyltransferase yields the protein MDVHLSPSRVRGRARAPPSKSYTHRALLAAGYGDGTVVRDPLDSADPHATGRAVTAFGGSVEWDEDGSAARVEGFDGRPETPEDVIDCGNSGTTMRLVTAAAGLAEDLVVLTGDGSLRSRPQGPLLDAVASLGGRAESTRRNGQAPLVVGDGMAGGEVSIPGDVSSQFVTALLMAGAVTDDGVAVDLETELKSAPYVEITREVLADFGVDSERTGTGFRVPGGQSYRADEYAVPGDFSSMSYLLAAGAVAAADGESVVVEGARPSAQGDSAIVDVIERMGAGIDWDREAGEITVRRSSLSGVTVDVGDTPDLLPTIAVLGAVADGDTRIGNAEHVRYKETDRVSAMAEELETLGASVTEEPDSLTVHGDDSALRGGTVDGRGDHRLVMALAVAGLVAEGETTVRGAEHVEVSFPGFFETLAELGASVRRD from the coding sequence ATGGACGTTCACCTCTCGCCGTCGCGGGTTCGGGGCCGTGCGCGCGCACCGCCCTCGAAGAGCTACACCCACCGGGCGCTGCTCGCGGCCGGCTACGGCGACGGGACCGTCGTACGCGACCCGCTCGACAGCGCCGACCCGCACGCGACCGGCCGCGCGGTGACGGCGTTCGGCGGGTCGGTAGAATGGGACGAGGACGGATCGGCCGCCCGCGTCGAGGGGTTCGACGGCCGGCCGGAGACGCCCGAGGACGTGATCGACTGTGGCAACTCCGGCACGACGATGCGGCTCGTCACGGCCGCCGCGGGGCTGGCCGAGGACCTGGTCGTGCTGACCGGCGACGGCTCGCTCCGCTCCCGGCCGCAGGGACCGCTCCTCGACGCGGTCGCGTCGCTGGGCGGACGCGCCGAGTCGACGAGGCGCAACGGGCAGGCACCGCTGGTCGTGGGCGACGGGATGGCCGGCGGCGAGGTGTCGATTCCGGGCGACGTCTCCTCCCAGTTCGTCACCGCGCTGTTGATGGCCGGCGCGGTGACCGACGACGGGGTCGCGGTCGACCTGGAGACCGAACTGAAGTCCGCGCCCTACGTCGAGATCACGCGCGAGGTGCTCGCGGACTTCGGCGTCGACTCGGAGCGGACCGGGACCGGCTTCCGGGTTCCGGGCGGCCAGTCGTATCGCGCCGACGAGTACGCCGTGCCCGGCGACTTCTCCTCGATGTCGTACCTGCTGGCGGCCGGCGCGGTCGCGGCCGCCGACGGTGAATCGGTCGTCGTCGAGGGCGCTCGCCCGAGCGCGCAGGGCGACTCTGCGATCGTGGACGTGATCGAACGGATGGGCGCCGGGATCGACTGGGACCGCGAGGCGGGCGAGATCACGGTCCGCCGCTCGTCGCTCTCGGGCGTCACCGTCGACGTCGGCGACACGCCGGACCTGCTCCCGACGATCGCGGTCCTCGGGGCGGTGGCGGACGGCGACACCCGCATCGGCAACGCCGAGCACGTCCGCTACAAGGAGACCGACCGGGTGAGCGCGATGGCCGAGGAACTGGAGACGCTCGGCGCGAGCGTCACGGAGGAACCCGACTCGCTCACCGTCCACGGCGACGACTCGGCCCTGCGTGGCGGGACGGTCGACGGGCGCGGCGACCACCGACTCGTGATGGCGCTCGCCGTCGCGGGCCTCGTCGCCGAGGGAGAAACGACCGTCCGCGGCGCGGAACACGTCGAGGTGTCGTTCCCCGGGTTCTTCGAGACGCTGGCCGAACTGGGGGCGTCGGTCCGGCGGGACTGA
- a CDS encoding iron-containing alcohol dehydrogenase family protein, protein MDTDPFVFDFRPGAIHYGRGSVAGLGDVLADAGRDRGLVVCGSNVGANRDLMDPIEAGLGERLAGVFDGTTPDKRVATAVRVADRADELDADALVPVGGGSSLDVATVASALRADGRTLGDVRDEVEATGGIALPEDEDALTPLVPVPTTLAGADMSVIAGVTVDLGGEVVSTGVGGEALMPAAFCYDPALFETTPAGVLAGSAMNGFDKAVETLYSRNRSAITDATATRAIDALLDGLPAMLDSADAMDRAVAGIVLAQYGVSRPGSMTLNVLHAFGHGLRDAFGIQQGVAHAVVAPSVLRDLLESDADTEALRDAFDAAGAAGVVDAVARLRDELDLPTRLSAVEGVREDGLAEAARVTATDSLLANAPEGYELDAGATERLLRDAW, encoded by the coding sequence ATGGACACCGACCCGTTCGTGTTCGACTTTCGGCCCGGCGCGATCCACTACGGGCGCGGCAGCGTCGCCGGCCTGGGCGACGTGCTCGCTGACGCCGGCCGTGACCGCGGACTCGTCGTCTGCGGCTCCAACGTCGGCGCGAACCGCGACCTGATGGACCCGATCGAGGCCGGACTCGGGGAGCGACTCGCCGGCGTGTTCGACGGAACGACCCCCGACAAGCGCGTCGCCACCGCCGTCCGCGTCGCGGACCGGGCCGACGAACTCGACGCCGACGCGCTCGTCCCGGTCGGCGGCGGATCCAGTCTCGACGTGGCGACGGTCGCCAGCGCCCTCCGCGCGGACGGCCGGACGCTCGGCGACGTCCGGGACGAGGTGGAAGCGACCGGTGGCATCGCGCTCCCCGAGGACGAGGACGCGTTGACGCCGCTGGTGCCGGTGCCGACGACGCTCGCCGGCGCGGACATGTCGGTCATCGCGGGCGTCACCGTGGACCTGGGCGGGGAGGTCGTCAGCACCGGCGTCGGCGGCGAGGCGCTGATGCCGGCGGCGTTCTGTTATGACCCGGCGCTGTTCGAGACGACGCCCGCGGGCGTGCTCGCCGGCTCCGCGATGAACGGCTTCGACAAGGCCGTCGAGACGCTCTACTCGCGCAACCGTTCGGCCATCACGGACGCGACCGCGACGCGCGCAATCGACGCGCTGCTCGATGGGCTCCCGGCCATGCTCGACTCGGCGGACGCGATGGACCGCGCGGTCGCGGGCATCGTCCTGGCACAGTACGGCGTCTCGCGACCCGGCTCGATGACGCTGAACGTCCTGCACGCGTTCGGCCACGGACTCCGGGACGCGTTCGGCATCCAGCAGGGCGTCGCCCACGCGGTCGTCGCGCCCAGCGTCCTGCGGGACCTGCTCGAGTCCGACGCCGACACCGAGGCGCTGCGCGACGCCTTCGACGCTGCCGGCGCGGCCGGCGTGGTCGACGCCGTCGCCCGGCTCCGGGACGAACTGGACCTCCCGACTCGGCTCTCCGCGGTCGAGGGCGTCCGCGAGGACGGGCTCGCGGAGGCGGCCCGCGTGACGGCGACGGACTCGCTGCTCGCGAACGCCCCGGAGGGGTACGAACTCGACGCGGGTGCGACCGAACGGCTGCTCCGGGACGCCTGGTGA